The following proteins are encoded in a genomic region of Pelodictyon phaeoclathratiforme BU-1:
- a CDS encoding glycosyltransferase encodes MHVAEDQASYRYRVEQFLPFWEEYGIEMHTVRITGKSYPEKLRLALGSKKYDYVWLQRKLLALFFITLIARRSRLLYDYDDALYARESYIDGLPKKPTKPGSKQSISRLNSLLKRTSMVFAGSDALVNYARQFNPDGTFLVPTAFSKVPELPVRVSCSDDRVTFGWIGNNLNLFFLSLIDDAASSLQARYPAVRFSVMSGKPPEGLKTCWNFVSWSKEAEVEWLESIDIGMMPLVDDEWSRGKCAFKLLQYMAHGKPVIASAVGANRAAVIDGVSGYLASSSAEWLAAFESLVTSPDRRRAMGKESCKHFLQTYERQKVQEQMADLLHRHFNQTQQH; translated from the coding sequence TTGCATGTTGCGGAAGATCAGGCGAGTTATCGCTACCGGGTTGAGCAGTTTCTTCCGTTCTGGGAGGAGTATGGTATTGAGATGCATACAGTGCGTATTACCGGAAAAAGCTATCCTGAAAAGCTGCGCCTTGCGCTTGGGAGTAAAAAGTATGATTATGTCTGGCTTCAAAGAAAGCTGCTGGCTCTTTTTTTTATTACACTTATAGCGAGACGGTCACGACTTCTGTATGACTATGATGATGCGTTGTATGCGAGGGAGAGCTACATAGATGGGTTACCGAAGAAGCCGACAAAACCTGGTTCGAAACAATCCATTAGTCGCCTCAATAGCCTGTTGAAGCGAACCTCGATGGTGTTTGCTGGAAGTGATGCGCTCGTCAATTATGCCCGACAGTTTAATCCTGATGGTACTTTTCTTGTCCCAACGGCATTCAGCAAAGTGCCTGAACTTCCGGTGCGCGTTTCCTGTTCTGACGACAGGGTTACTTTTGGCTGGATCGGCAATAACCTGAATCTCTTTTTTCTTTCGCTTATTGATGACGCTGCCTCTTCGTTGCAGGCTCGTTATCCGGCAGTCCGGTTTTCAGTGATGAGTGGCAAACCTCCCGAAGGGCTGAAAACCTGCTGGAATTTTGTTTCCTGGTCGAAGGAGGCAGAAGTGGAGTGGTTAGAATCTATTGATATCGGTATGATGCCGCTGGTTGATGATGAATGGAGCCGGGGGAAATGTGCTTTCAAGCTCTTGCAGTACATGGCTCATGGCAAACCGGTGATTGCATCGGCTGTCGGGGCTAACCGTGCTGCCGTAATTGATGGTGTCAGCGGCTACCTTGCCTCATCCTCTGCGGAGTGGCTTGCTGCGTTCGAGTCGTTGGTGACAAGCCCGGATCGACGTCGTGCAATGGGTAAGGAGAGCTGCAAACATTTTCTGCAAACCTACGAGCGGCAAAAGGTGCAGGAGCAGATGGCTGATCTGCTGCATCGCCATTTCAACCAGACGCAACAACACTGA
- a CDS encoding glycosyltransferase, with product MAASLYNNSLSVSAIIAVYNPDLFYFKQAVASVLSQIFPVQELVLVNDGGSETFRSILPDDERIRVFSKQNEGVAAARNFALEQCRGEYIALLDQDDYWYPDKLCEQMAMIPVPGEPCMVTSPVDIVVANGSVQNKISRRKSDEYRWKTSQENVLLSLFEGNFIYSSTPLIHRAVFEKAGGFDPWTQPHDEWDLYLRIVLAGFSLYCYREKPLSVWRSHDANESNKLNVMMCSKCRVEKKLLKTVADDVIRRILATNLLIDLLERVNLLYKQREYRRFRALVIIHLFRLLRHKYNFRGVGIELHRAYSDRVRKIALKSARRYVVSYFML from the coding sequence ATGGCTGCAAGTTTATATAATAACAGTTTATCGGTTTCAGCGATTATTGCGGTCTATAACCCTGACCTGTTTTATTTTAAGCAAGCGGTTGCGTCGGTACTCTCCCAGATCTTTCCCGTGCAGGAGCTTGTGCTGGTCAATGACGGAGGCAGTGAAACATTCAGGAGTATTCTGCCGGATGACGAGCGAATCAGGGTGTTTTCAAAACAGAATGAAGGGGTGGCTGCTGCCCGCAACTTTGCTCTTGAGCAATGCAGGGGAGAGTACATTGCTCTTCTCGATCAGGATGATTACTGGTATCCTGACAAGTTGTGTGAGCAGATGGCCATGATTCCGGTACCCGGAGAGCCCTGTATGGTAACTTCACCGGTTGATATTGTCGTTGCTAATGGCAGCGTGCAGAACAAAATATCAAGACGAAAGTCTGATGAGTATCGATGGAAGACGAGTCAGGAAAATGTTTTACTGAGTCTTTTTGAAGGAAATTTCATCTATTCATCAACGCCGTTGATACATCGCGCTGTGTTTGAAAAAGCAGGAGGGTTTGATCCGTGGACTCAACCTCATGATGAATGGGATCTGTATCTGAGAATAGTTCTTGCTGGCTTTTCTCTCTACTGCTATCGCGAGAAGCCGCTCTCAGTCTGGAGAAGTCATGATGCGAATGAATCTAATAAGTTGAATGTCATGATGTGCTCAAAATGTCGGGTAGAGAAAAAGCTTCTCAAAACCGTGGCAGATGATGTGATTCGAAGGATACTTGCTACAAATCTGCTCATTGACTTGTTGGAAAGGGTTAACCTGCTCTATAAACAAAGAGAATACAGGCGGTTCAGAGCATTGGTGATAATTCATCTTTTCCGGCTGTTACGGCATAAATACAATTTCAGGGGCGTTGGAATTGAACTTCACAGGGCATATTCAGACCGTGTCCGTAAAATTGCTCTGAAAAGTGCAAGAAGGTATGTTGTTTCTTATTTTATGCTCTGA
- a CDS encoding glycosyltransferase, with amino-acid sequence MNILFTCSARKWGGNEAWVLHAADVMAKKHHCLLAYRKDEIGERFNIKKFQLPFHHEADLYTLARLVSIIKEHHIDIVVPTKRKDYFLAGIACKLTKAKNILILGIVRDLKNKGINELVYHRLADGIMVNAHMIKDVLLQSSYMKSKNIAVIPNGLFIDVNKIEAIEKKFDFTITSLGELSERKGFDFLITGFALFVSQNSIDNAGLIIIGTGGQLDALKELTRSLNIERLVTFTGFIKNPYPYLATSDIFALTSRNEGIPYATLEAALLDNAIITTRAGGVEEVLTHNQHCLFVEYGEEQSLADHLMHLYRDVPFRKKIACEAKSVAVEQFSLEKMEKEMIEFFRFVQQ; translated from the coding sequence ATGAACATTCTCTTCACCTGTTCGGCAAGAAAATGGGGCGGTAATGAGGCTTGGGTTTTACATGCGGCTGATGTCATGGCAAAAAAACACCATTGCTTGTTAGCGTACCGTAAAGATGAGATAGGAGAGCGCTTCAACATAAAAAAATTCCAACTGCCCTTTCACCATGAAGCGGACCTTTATACCCTTGCAAGACTGGTAAGCATTATCAAGGAACATCATATCGATATTGTTGTTCCCACCAAACGGAAAGATTATTTCCTTGCTGGAATTGCCTGCAAATTGACCAAAGCAAAAAACATCCTGATTCTCGGCATTGTTCGCGATTTAAAAAACAAAGGAATTAATGAGCTGGTCTATCACAGACTTGCCGACGGCATTATGGTTAATGCACATATGATCAAGGATGTCTTGCTGCAGTCATCCTATATGAAGTCAAAGAACATTGCGGTCATTCCAAACGGTCTTTTCATCGACGTCAATAAGATAGAGGCAATAGAGAAAAAATTTGATTTTACCATCACCTCCCTGGGTGAATTATCAGAAAGAAAAGGGTTTGATTTTCTCATTACAGGGTTTGCACTCTTTGTCTCTCAAAATAGCATTGATAACGCAGGTCTGATCATTATCGGCACAGGCGGGCAACTTGATGCATTGAAAGAGCTCACGCGTTCGCTCAATATTGAGCGGCTCGTTACATTTACCGGTTTCATAAAAAATCCTTATCCCTATCTCGCAACGAGTGATATCTTTGCTCTGACCTCCAGGAATGAAGGTATTCCCTACGCCACACTTGAAGCGGCATTGCTTGACAATGCCATTATTACCACGAGGGCCGGAGGAGTGGAGGAGGTGTTAACTCATAATCAGCATTGCCTTTTCGTCGAATATGGAGAAGAACAGTCTCTGGCTGATCACCTCATGCATCTGTACAGAGATGTGCCATTCAGAAAAAAAATAGCGTGCGAAGCCAAATCTGTTGCTGTCGAACAATTTTCGCTTGAAAAAATGGAAAAAGAGATGATTGAGTTTTTCAGGTTTGTACAGCAGTAA
- a CDS encoding glucosamine inositolphosphorylceramide transferase family protein, translated as MIPECAKSRQIKLYKAAPFPGKWEQCATLIKSNKRYPPLLDPSIVLHDGRWYLFSFARKLQNLHLFSSDTLYGPWTEHPKSPVIRATTKKRLPMTLSFSQGKSIGIV; from the coding sequence ATGATCCCTGAATGTGCAAAATCCCGTCAAATAAAACTCTACAAGGCAGCTCCATTTCCAGGGAAGTGGGAGCAATGTGCCACACTCATCAAAAGTAATAAACGCTACCCTCCTCTGCTGGATCCCTCTATCGTACTTCACGACGGACGGTGGTATCTCTTCAGCTTTGCGCGCAAACTGCAGAACCTGCACCTCTTTTCATCCGATACGCTCTATGGCCCATGGACAGAGCACCCGAAAAGCCCGGTTATCAGAGCTACCACGAAGAAAAGGCTTCCGATGACCCTGTCATTCAGCCAGGGCAAGAGCATTGGAATCGTTTAA
- a CDS encoding ABC transporter ATP-binding protein produces the protein MKLFIRLVRYLLPSKGKIVLVVVVSIMSSLLGVVSIYSVLPLLNAVFTAESTIDAPVHLEAKAPGEKRVEKKESSGLGAFQGIDTEKLKASVTENFEEIFHAETKERTLLNICLFLIASFAVKNLFVYLNGQIIFRIQTKTAKKLRDDVFSNIIEMHLDYFNKNRVGNLMNLVYNDVQAVNNTVSSTFVNFLQNPFSVFVYVTVLVVLSWKLTLFASLTSLMIFFVIRTIGKQVKGLATSFRNTMGDMNSVLQEKFSGIKVIKSSAFENVELERFQAFTRGFRNLDIRIARLRNIIGPLNETLLVAAIALVLWFGGLQVFEGRMTSSELILFAFTLYSTMGPIKMFGDVNTQMALGMISAERLFELLDTVPDIKNGTRAIKGFEHDIRFEDVCFKYAKDSDAPNVLDHVSFELNKGEMVALVGQSGSGKSTAVDLLLRFYDVDSGRITIDGIDIREYDFKQLRRMIGVVSQEVILFNDTIKANIAYGTHDEVGLERVIVAAKMANANQFIEEKPEQYDTLIGDRGVQLSGGQRQRLAIARAMVKNPELLIFDEATSALDNESEKVVQQAIDHALENRTALVVAHRLSTIRNADRIIVMDRGRAAESGNHEELLQINGLYKHLYEIQFSGKVVENGASLPVS, from the coding sequence ATGAAATTATTTATAAGGCTTGTTCGTTACCTCCTGCCTTCCAAGGGGAAGATAGTACTTGTCGTCGTCGTCAGTATCATGTCTTCTCTGCTTGGTGTGGTTTCAATCTATTCAGTGCTTCCTCTTTTGAATGCCGTCTTTACTGCTGAAAGCACCATTGATGCTCCAGTGCATTTGGAGGCAAAGGCTCCAGGGGAAAAGAGAGTGGAAAAAAAAGAAAGCTCCGGTTTGGGTGCATTCCAGGGTATTGATACAGAAAAACTTAAAGCTTCGGTTACCGAGAATTTCGAAGAGATATTTCATGCAGAGACTAAAGAACGTACGCTTCTCAATATCTGCCTTTTTCTGATTGCATCGTTTGCTGTCAAGAATCTCTTTGTCTATCTGAACGGTCAGATCATTTTCAGGATTCAGACCAAGACAGCAAAAAAACTCCGTGATGATGTGTTCAGTAACATCATTGAGATGCACCTCGATTATTTCAACAAAAATCGGGTTGGTAACTTGATGAACCTGGTCTACAACGATGTGCAGGCCGTTAACAATACTGTAAGCTCAACTTTCGTCAATTTTCTTCAGAATCCTTTTTCAGTATTTGTATACGTCACTGTTCTTGTTGTGCTGAGCTGGAAGCTTACGCTTTTTGCATCCTTGACGTCACTGATGATATTTTTTGTTATACGTACTATTGGCAAGCAGGTCAAGGGTCTTGCCACCAGTTTCCGTAATACGATGGGGGATATGAACTCCGTTTTACAGGAAAAATTCAGCGGTATCAAGGTTATCAAGTCGAGTGCATTCGAAAATGTAGAACTTGAACGTTTTCAAGCGTTTACCCGTGGATTTCGGAATCTTGATATTCGGATTGCACGATTGCGCAATATAATTGGGCCGCTGAATGAAACACTGCTTGTTGCAGCAATAGCTCTTGTTCTCTGGTTTGGCGGGCTGCAGGTATTTGAGGGAAGGATGACCTCATCAGAACTTATTTTGTTCGCTTTTACCCTCTATTCAACAATGGGGCCAATCAAGATGTTTGGTGATGTCAATACCCAGATGGCCCTTGGTATGATCTCTGCAGAGCGTTTATTTGAGCTGCTGGATACGGTTCCTGATATAAAAAATGGTACACGTGCAATTAAAGGCTTTGAGCATGATATCAGGTTTGAGGATGTCTGTTTTAAATATGCCAAGGATTCTGATGCTCCGAATGTACTTGACCATGTCTCCTTCGAGCTCAATAAAGGTGAGATGGTGGCACTTGTAGGTCAATCCGGATCTGGAAAGTCTACGGCAGTTGATCTGCTTCTGCGCTTTTACGATGTTGATTCAGGCAGGATAACTATAGATGGGATTGATATTCGGGAATATGATTTTAAGCAATTGCGCAGAATGATCGGTGTTGTCAGTCAGGAGGTAATTTTGTTCAACGACACAATCAAGGCTAATATCGCTTATGGCACTCATGATGAGGTTGGTCTGGAGAGGGTTATTGTTGCGGCAAAAATGGCGAATGCCAATCAGTTTATTGAAGAAAAGCCGGAGCAGTATGATACGTTAATAGGCGACAGGGGGGTACAGTTGTCAGGCGGACAGCGTCAGCGGCTTGCTATCGCTCGTGCCATGGTAAAAAATCCCGAACTGTTGATTTTTGATGAGGCAACAAGTGCTCTTGATAATGAATCTGAGAAGGTGGTACAACAGGCGATTGATCATGCTCTTGAAAATCGTACCGCGCTTGTTGTGGCACATCGGCTCTCTACTATCAGGAATGCCGATAGAATTATTGTTATGGATCGGGGCCGGGCTGCTGAGTCGGGTAATCACGAAGAACTTCTTCAGATTAATGGCTTATACAAGCACCTTTATGAAATTCAGTTTTCAGGAAAGGTGGTGGAAAACGGGGCATCATTACCTGTATCCTGA
- a CDS encoding glycosyltransferase — MNILFINSIGREKFGGGEKWMVNAAKGLAERGHHVTLGSKKNSKTLNYAASQGVETTVFEIRGDFSPLNTLKIAAFLKVHAIDLIICNLNKDVRVAGLAARLYGKTTVLARHGMLLCSKKRKHEFTLTKLADGIITNSTTIREAYHNYGWFDDQFVKVIYNGLIIPPHVCAYDFSNCYPDKKIIYSAGRLSEQKGFSYLIEAAAILKKTRNDLIFTISGEGKLETELKKQVTDIGLEDSFIFLGYADDIYPYLKGCDLFVLASLFEGMPNVVMEAMAMKKPVIATDVNGARELMDEGRTGLIVPPKDPEALASAITSIIDNPVKLAEFGRAGYERVNREFTMAAMLNNLEQHLQQKIIEKKSRL, encoded by the coding sequence ATGAATATTCTTTTCATCAATTCCATTGGCCGCGAAAAATTCGGTGGTGGCGAAAAATGGATGGTCAATGCCGCGAAAGGACTTGCGGAAAGGGGGCACCACGTTACTCTCGGAAGTAAAAAAAACTCCAAAACACTTAATTATGCCGCATCACAGGGTGTTGAAACAACTGTTTTCGAGATTCGAGGTGATTTCAGTCCTCTGAACACACTGAAAATTGCCGCGTTCCTGAAAGTCCATGCCATTGACCTCATCATCTGCAATCTCAACAAAGATGTGCGAGTTGCCGGGCTTGCGGCCAGGCTTTACGGCAAGACAACGGTTCTCGCCCGCCACGGAATGCTACTCTGCAGCAAAAAACGGAAGCATGAATTCACTCTGACAAAGCTTGCTGATGGCATCATCACCAACAGCACAACCATCCGTGAAGCTTACCATAATTATGGCTGGTTCGATGACCAGTTTGTAAAAGTCATCTACAACGGCCTTATCATTCCGCCCCATGTTTGTGCTTATGACTTTTCAAATTGCTATCCCGATAAAAAAATCATCTACAGTGCTGGAAGGCTCTCTGAACAAAAGGGGTTCAGTTACCTGATTGAGGCGGCAGCAATCCTGAAAAAAACAAGAAATGACCTTATCTTTACCATTTCAGGTGAGGGAAAACTGGAAACGGAACTGAAAAAGCAGGTTACGGATATCGGCCTTGAGGATTCATTCATCTTTCTTGGATATGCTGACGATATTTACCCCTATCTTAAGGGGTGCGATCTGTTTGTTCTCGCCTCGCTCTTTGAGGGGATGCCCAATGTCGTCATGGAAGCAATGGCCATGAAGAAGCCTGTTATCGCTACAGATGTCAATGGAGCGAGGGAACTGATGGATGAGGGGAGGACGGGTCTTATCGTTCCACCAAAAGATCCTGAAGCTCTTGCCTCGGCAATAACCAGCATCATTGATAATCCCGTGAAGCTTGCAGAATTCGGCAGAGCTGGATATGAAAGGGTAAACAGGGAGTTCACCATGGCCGCAATGCTCAACAACCTGGAACAACACCTGCAGCAAAAAATCATCGAAAAGAAAAGCCGTCTGTGA
- a CDS encoding glycosyltransferase family 9 protein yields the protein MKQRKKKKKRVLRQVFARFLQLTAPKRTSGIPFTGKLRSIAILAQEKLGDSVLLTPLLKNLRIQYPKLAIHIITFSQSSFDFFCCDPNVTAVHQVKKNPLNYFKEVLTHRFDLLFNTKDHPSTHFLLQSALIRARYKVGHACEFHEGLFDHLIAIPFHSHMAMKNCALLTLFGSHPPNDQCRPSLPPMPVSDAIVMFLQKIAVKTIIGINLSAGEMNRQWLEKSWEELLQLYSDETFIVLSGPEGREEKQRIETRFSNVLASPSTQNIYEAGLIIATVKLLITPDTSLIHVASCYDIPVIGLYREAPQDLSRFGPLFIPFELIISATGEVSDISVTAVAEKVQLLAKKVE from the coding sequence GTGAAGCAAAGGAAGAAGAAGAAGAAAAGAGTACTCCGGCAGGTATTTGCCCGATTCCTGCAGCTCACTGCTCCCAAGAGAACATCCGGCATCCCCTTTACCGGTAAGCTTCGCTCTATTGCGATTCTGGCACAGGAAAAACTTGGTGACTCAGTTTTACTCACCCCACTCCTGAAAAACCTCCGGATACAATATCCAAAACTTGCTATCCATATCATTACCTTCAGCCAGAGCTCATTCGACTTTTTCTGCTGCGATCCAAATGTCACAGCCGTTCATCAGGTTAAAAAAAACCCACTCAACTATTTCAAAGAGGTGTTGACGCACAGGTTCGATCTCCTCTTCAATACCAAAGACCATCCTTCAACCCATTTTCTGCTGCAATCGGCCCTGATCAGAGCCCGTTACAAGGTCGGACATGCCTGCGAGTTCCATGAGGGACTTTTTGACCACCTTATTGCCATACCGTTTCACTCCCACATGGCAATGAAAAACTGTGCCTTGCTGACCCTCTTTGGCTCTCACCCTCCGAACGATCAATGCCGTCCCTCACTGCCACCAATGCCGGTTTCGGATGCAATCGTAATGTTTCTTCAAAAAATCGCTGTAAAAACAATCATCGGAATCAACCTCAGCGCAGGTGAAATGAACCGGCAATGGCTGGAGAAAAGTTGGGAAGAGCTGCTTCAACTATACTCTGATGAGACCTTTATTGTCTTAAGCGGTCCGGAAGGGCGTGAAGAAAAACAACGAATCGAAACACGATTCAGCAATGTTCTTGCCTCGCCCTCCACACAAAATATCTATGAGGCAGGGCTGATCATTGCTACAGTCAAGCTCCTCATCACTCCTGACACTTCACTGATTCATGTCGCTTCCTGTTATGACATCCCTGTAATAGGGCTCTATCGCGAAGCTCCGCAGGATCTTTCACGTTTCGGACCGTTATTCATCCCTTTTGAACTCATCATTTCGGCTACCGGTGAGGTCAGTGATATTTCGGTCACTGCAGTTGCTGAAAAAGTACAATTGCTCGCCAAAAAGGTCGAGTGA
- a CDS encoding glycosyltransferase, whose translation MNILFMNSARTWGGTEKWTHMAAEAISKKHKTFLVYRRNIVGERFTIPGFRLPCLSHIDLYTVVRLVHIIQKKQIDIIIPTKRKDYLMAGLAGKITGKSVILRLGADRKLLWPWQRFMYHTLTDGIIVNAKKIKETLLETGYIPQEKIRVIYNGLDTAEIEGRILEPINKPFPFVISALGRITRNKGFDFLIRSFARFLALSGAKNAGLVIIGEGTDRQEFEILTENLGITDKVLFTGFLQNPFPLIAISDIFAMVSTNEGLSNALLEAMYLCCPPLSTYAGGVREVITDNKNGFLFDYGDEEALATLLLQLYRDERQRIQLGKNARETVLRKFSIPVMTQEIMQFCRETIERHPGKDG comes from the coding sequence ATGAACATTCTTTTTATGAACTCCGCCCGGACTTGGGGTGGAACTGAAAAATGGACACACATGGCGGCTGAAGCCATTTCAAAAAAACATAAAACCTTTTTGGTCTACCGTCGCAATATTGTTGGGGAGCGCTTCACCATTCCCGGATTCCGTCTTCCCTGCCTGAGTCATATCGACCTCTATACCGTTGTTCGCCTTGTGCATATCATCCAAAAAAAACAGATTGATATCATCATCCCGACCAAACGCAAAGACTACTTGATGGCGGGTCTTGCAGGAAAAATAACCGGTAAATCCGTTATTCTGCGACTCGGTGCCGACAGAAAACTGCTCTGGCCCTGGCAGCGGTTCATGTATCACACCCTCACCGACGGAATCATCGTCAATGCAAAAAAAATCAAAGAGACATTGCTTGAAACCGGCTATATCCCACAGGAAAAAATCAGGGTTATTTACAACGGCCTTGATACTGCGGAAATTGAAGGTCGCATTCTTGAACCGATCAACAAACCATTCCCTTTCGTTATCAGTGCGTTGGGCAGGATAACCCGCAACAAGGGTTTTGATTTTCTGATCCGCTCGTTTGCACGTTTTCTTGCCTTATCAGGAGCTAAAAATGCGGGACTGGTTATTATTGGCGAAGGTACTGACAGGCAGGAATTTGAGATACTTACTGAAAACCTCGGTATAACAGACAAGGTTCTCTTTACCGGTTTTTTACAGAATCCATTTCCTTTGATCGCGATAAGTGACATTTTTGCAATGGTGTCAACTAATGAAGGTCTATCAAATGCCCTGCTTGAAGCTATGTATCTCTGCTGTCCTCCTCTGAGTACTTATGCCGGAGGTGTCCGCGAAGTCATCACTGATAACAAAAATGGGTTTCTTTTCGATTATGGCGACGAAGAGGCACTGGCAACACTCCTGCTACAGCTTTACCGTGACGAAAGGCAGAGAATACAGCTCGGCAAGAATGCCAGAGAAACCGTCCTGCGTAAATTCTCAATTCCAGTCATGACTCAAGAAATCATGCAATTCTGCCGGGAAACCATTGAGCGCCATCCGGGAAAAGATGGCTAA
- a CDS encoding TolC family outer membrane protein, with protein MKLWICLIAFAGMFIALPLYGDPIDLSTALQKAREYDARLGAAQADNLIYREEVGRARAQLRPSVRMNAARGRNATQYTSLAGRTTASYYNSINYGVSVRQPLLNLSNFVGYKQAKAVAVKSDIDLQKEDASLMVRIAEAYCNALYAEDNLDFSQTLVKAAEEQLQQAKKRFEKGFGTVTEISEAQAGYDMALADGLEIVNSVEFTRRELEHLTGEYPDELCRVVPEKLLLAQPEPGNVQSWIDLALVNNYDVVGGHQEIKIAKKEIEKQKFSRYPTVDLVAGRNYSESENNYSIGSIYDTYSVSLQMSMPIYTGGYASASVRQAYAKRLKAEEQLSAQERGVQSDVRKYYNGIVSSIAQIHAYEQAVQSHEIALTGTKKGFEAGLRTNVDVLDAQQKLFSSRRNLAKSRYQYILNRLMLKQASGTLSAGDVEEVNGWLATTKRL; from the coding sequence ATGAAGCTATGGATTTGTCTGATTGCTTTTGCAGGGATGTTTATTGCGCTGCCGCTGTATGGAGATCCGATTGATCTTTCGACAGCCTTGCAGAAGGCAAGAGAGTATGATGCCCGGTTAGGTGCCGCACAGGCTGATAATCTGATATACAGGGAGGAAGTTGGCAGGGCGAGGGCCCAGTTGCGCCCCTCTGTACGTATGAACGCAGCAAGGGGTAGAAATGCGACGCAATATACCAGCCTTGCAGGGAGAACGACTGCCAGTTATTATAATTCGATTAACTACGGTGTTTCAGTTCGCCAGCCGTTGCTTAACTTGTCGAATTTTGTTGGCTATAAGCAGGCTAAGGCTGTGGCTGTAAAAAGTGATATTGACCTTCAGAAAGAGGATGCTTCGCTGATGGTCAGGATAGCAGAGGCCTATTGTAATGCCTTGTATGCAGAGGATAACCTTGATTTCAGTCAAACGCTCGTCAAGGCAGCAGAGGAGCAGCTTCAGCAGGCTAAAAAACGTTTTGAGAAGGGGTTTGGTACAGTTACCGAGATCAGCGAGGCACAGGCAGGTTATGATATGGCGCTGGCTGATGGATTGGAGATTGTCAATAGTGTTGAGTTCACCCGTCGTGAACTGGAGCATCTTACGGGAGAGTATCCTGATGAACTCTGTAGAGTTGTGCCTGAAAAGCTGCTTTTGGCCCAGCCGGAACCCGGAAATGTTCAATCATGGATTGATCTGGCTCTTGTCAATAATTACGATGTGGTTGGCGGACACCAGGAAATCAAGATTGCAAAAAAGGAGATCGAAAAACAGAAATTTTCCCGTTATCCAACGGTTGATCTTGTTGCCGGGAGAAACTACTCGGAGAGTGAAAATAATTATTCAATCGGTTCTATTTACGATACCTATTCGGTCAGTCTGCAGATGAGTATGCCAATTTATACCGGTGGCTACGCAAGTGCTTCTGTGCGTCAAGCATATGCCAAACGGCTCAAGGCAGAGGAGCAACTCAGTGCCCAGGAAAGGGGAGTTCAGTCTGATGTTCGCAAGTACTACAACGGGATTGTCAGCAGTATCGCCCAGATTCATGCCTATGAACAGGCGGTTCAATCTCATGAAATTGCCTTGACCGGTACGAAAAAAGGATTTGAAGCAGGACTGCGTACGAATGTCGATGTTCTCGATGCTCAACAGAAGCTTTTTTCAAGCAGAAGAAATCTTGCGAAATCGCGTTACCAGTATATCCTCAATCGCCTTATGCTCAAGCAAGCCTCAGGGACGCTGTCCGCCGGTGACGTTGAAGAGGTGAACGGATGGCTTGCGACGACAAAAAGGCTATAA